One Pyxicephalus adspersus chromosome 3, UCB_Pads_2.0, whole genome shotgun sequence genomic window carries:
- the RBM12 gene encoding RNA-binding protein 12 isoform X2, translating to MAVVIRLQGLPIVAGTMDIRHFFSGLTIPDGGVHIVGGEQGEAFIVFATDEDARLGMMRTGGTIKGSKVSLLLSSKTEMQNMIELSRRRFETANVDVPPASSNRPGPPPNPAMSSSSVMNRVSLPTTVPNFSSPSTSTVSTATTVHDSTKNVTTFSTANIGNAPPNLGAAFCNPSFSTSMPSVTPQLPAVPPPPIPPMPTIPTLPPMPSIPPIPVPPPVSALPPVPPVPPIPPVPPVPPMNALPPMSGIPPLNPPPVGVGPLPSGMNGSGSQIGNNINALFLGPVNPMPLSSQNSVKHPPPLNHDDPYVSLHDLPVPVSEADIKEFFHGLRIDGVLIIKDNLGRFTGSALVKLLTPHDTFEALKRNRMLMGQRFIEVTPASERQWVMSGGNVVKSSAGPHGPSHIMQQSHSRSKSPSTQQRPRSRSPHEHGFCVFLKGLPYEAENKHVIDFFKNLDIVEDSIYIAYGPNGKATGEGFLEFRNEADYKIALNKHKQYMGSRFIQVHPINKSQMVEKIETIRKKMQSYNYIDHKDMSLDMGLDKHLPRLWAHLSNLPYNIGRKDIFQFFHLEGIGVEENGVQVLTDGNGQGLGQALVQFRSEDDARKSERLNRKKLNGRDAFVRIINNEERKEIEINPPIQGRKAFKMQHYSNSVSDALRSSGDEFSFMGSNLKENNGQNFPFSSKFSGPSSAFGPPVPPPGLGSGFVDTRPPPPGSSNVPNSPLDPPGFGSGAGRSVSENFH from the exons ATGGCTGTGGTCATCCGTTTGCAAGGTCTGCCTATAGTGGCTGGGACCATGGACATTCGTCACTTCTTCTCTGGATTAACCATTCCTGATGGTGGAGTACATATTGTAGGGGGTGAACAGGGTGAGGCTTTCATCGTATTTGCCACTGATGAAGATGCACGACTTGGCATGATGCGCACAGGTGGCACGATCAAAGGGTCAAAAGTTTCATTATTGTTGAGCAGTAAGACTGAAATGCAGAACATGATAGAACTTAGTCGTAGGCGTTTTGAAACTGCAAATGTTGATGTTCCGCCTGCAAGTTCTAACCGCCCTGGACCTCCACCAAATCCAGCAATGAGCAGTAGCTCTGTAATGAACCGGGTCAGTTTGCCAACAACTGTACCTAATTTTAGCAGCCCTTCCACAAGCACAGTTTCTACAGCTACCACTGTCCATGATAGCACTAAGAATGTAACAACATTTTCTACTGCCAATATTGGAAACGCTCCACCAAATTTGGGTGCAGCCTTTTGTAATCCATCATTTTCTACTTCTATGCCTAGTGTGACTCCTCAGCTGCCTGCTGTACCACCACCTCCTATTCCTCCAATGCCAACAATACCTACACTGCCACCAATGCCGTCTATACCTCCTATACCGGTACCCCCTCCTGTATCTGCATTACCTCCAGTGCCACCTGTCCCTCCAATACCACCTGTCCCACCAGTCCCACCCATGAATGCACTTCCTCCAATGTCTGGAATTCCACCTTTGAACCCACCACCAGTAGGAGTGGGACCCTTGCCTTCAGGAATGAATGGCTCAGGTTCACAAATTGGCAATAATATTAATGCACTATTTCTTGGTCCTGTCAATCCAATGCCTTTGAGTTCTCAGAATTCAGTCAAACATCCTCCTCCTTTGAATCATGATGATCCATATGTTTCACTTCATGACTTGCCTGTTCCAGTGTCAGAAGCAGATATAAAAGAGTTCTTTCATGGTTTACGTATAGATGGGGTCCTAATAATAAAAGATAACCTGGGCCGCTTCACTGGTAGTGCGCTAGTGAAACTGCTAACACCCCATGACACATTTGAAGCTTTGAAACGGAATAGAATGTTGATGGGACAGCGCTTTATTGAAGTCACCCCAGCATCTGAGAGACAGTGGGTGATGTCTGGTGGGAATGTTGTCAAATCAAGTGCAGGTCCCCATGGACCCTCCCATATTATGCAACAGTCGCATAGCAGATCTAAATCTCCCAGCACTCAGCAGCGTCCAAGGTCGAGATCCCCCCATGAGCACGGTTTTTGTGTTTTCCTGAAAGGACTCCCTTATGAAGCAGAAAACAAGCATGtcattgatttctttaaaaatttggaCATTGTTGAAGATAGTATTTACATAGCTTACGGACCCAATGGAAAAGCAACCGGTGAAGGTTTCCTGGAATTTAGAAACGAGGCAGATTATAAAATTGCCCTAAACAAGCATAAGCAATATATGGGCAGTCGGTTTATTCAAGTTCACCCAATCAATAAGAGCCAAATGGTAGAAAAGATAGAAACGATTCGGAAAAAAATGCAGAGTTACAATTACATTGACCATAAAGATATGTCTCTTGATATGGGTTTGGATAAGCATTTGCCCAGGTTGTGGGCACATCTTTCAAATCTACCTTATAACATTGGTAGAAAAGAtatatttcagttctttcatttAGAAGGAATTGGAGTTGAGGAAAATGGTGTACAAGTCCTGACAGATGGCAACGGTCAAGGCTTAGGACAAGCTCTTGTTCAGTTCAGGAGTGAAGATGATGCTCGTAAATCCGAGCGCTTGAATCGCAAGAAGCTCAATGGTAGAGATGCTTTTGTGCGTATTATTAATAACgaagagagaaaagaaattgAAATCAATCCTCCTATTCAAGGACGAAAGGCGTTTAAAATGCAACATTATAGCAATTCTGTATCAGATGCACTGAGATCCAGTGGAGATGAATTTAGTTTCATGGGTAGTAACCTGAAAGAGAACAATGGTCAAAATTTTCCTTTCTCTAGCAAATTTAGTGGACCAAGTAGTGCCTTTGGTCCACCTGTTCCACCACCTGGACTGGGAAGTGGTTTCGTAGATACAAGGCCACCACCTCCAGGGTCTTCTAATGTCCCAAATTCACCACTTGACCCCCCAGGATTTGGAAGTGGTGCAG GGAGGAGTGTGTCGGAGAACTTCCACTAG
- the RBM12 gene encoding RNA-binding protein 12 isoform X1 has protein sequence MAVVIRLQGLPIVAGTMDIRHFFSGLTIPDGGVHIVGGEQGEAFIVFATDEDARLGMMRTGGTIKGSKVSLLLSSKTEMQNMIELSRRRFETANVDVPPASSNRPGPPPNPAMSSSSVMNRVSLPTTVPNFSSPSTSTVSTATTVHDSTKNVTTFSTANIGNAPPNLGAAFCNPSFSTSMPSVTPQLPAVPPPPIPPMPTIPTLPPMPSIPPIPVPPPVSALPPVPPVPPIPPVPPVPPMNALPPMSGIPPLNPPPVGVGPLPSGMNGSGSQIGNNINALFLGPVNPMPLSSQNSVKHPPPLNHDDPYVSLHDLPVPVSEADIKEFFHGLRIDGVLIIKDNLGRFTGSALVKLLTPHDTFEALKRNRMLMGQRFIEVTPASERQWVMSGGNVVKSSAGPHGPSHIMQQSHSRSKSPSTQQRPRSRSPHEHGFCVFLKGLPYEAENKHVIDFFKNLDIVEDSIYIAYGPNGKATGEGFLEFRNEADYKIALNKHKQYMGSRFIQVHPINKSQMVEKIETIRKKMQSYNYIDHKDMSLDMGLDKHLPRLWAHLSNLPYNIGRKDIFQFFHLEGIGVEENGVQVLTDGNGQGLGQALVQFRSEDDARKSERLNRKKLNGRDAFVRIINNEERKEIEINPPIQGRKAFKMQHYSNSVSDALRSSGDEFSFMGSNLKENNGQNFPFSSKFSGPSSAFGPPVPPPGLGSGFVDTRPPPPGSSNVPNSPLDPPGFGSGAGNFNVPPSSFGNGPPPFGSSQSSANAPPNFNTAPPNLSGPGVLNAPPGFGPGNLQIGGPPGFATASGKPGPTVIRIQNMPFTVSVDEILDFFYGYQLIPGSVCLKYSEKGMPTGEALVAFESRDEAMAAVVELNDRPIGARKVKLALG, from the coding sequence ATGGCTGTGGTCATCCGTTTGCAAGGTCTGCCTATAGTGGCTGGGACCATGGACATTCGTCACTTCTTCTCTGGATTAACCATTCCTGATGGTGGAGTACATATTGTAGGGGGTGAACAGGGTGAGGCTTTCATCGTATTTGCCACTGATGAAGATGCACGACTTGGCATGATGCGCACAGGTGGCACGATCAAAGGGTCAAAAGTTTCATTATTGTTGAGCAGTAAGACTGAAATGCAGAACATGATAGAACTTAGTCGTAGGCGTTTTGAAACTGCAAATGTTGATGTTCCGCCTGCAAGTTCTAACCGCCCTGGACCTCCACCAAATCCAGCAATGAGCAGTAGCTCTGTAATGAACCGGGTCAGTTTGCCAACAACTGTACCTAATTTTAGCAGCCCTTCCACAAGCACAGTTTCTACAGCTACCACTGTCCATGATAGCACTAAGAATGTAACAACATTTTCTACTGCCAATATTGGAAACGCTCCACCAAATTTGGGTGCAGCCTTTTGTAATCCATCATTTTCTACTTCTATGCCTAGTGTGACTCCTCAGCTGCCTGCTGTACCACCACCTCCTATTCCTCCAATGCCAACAATACCTACACTGCCACCAATGCCGTCTATACCTCCTATACCGGTACCCCCTCCTGTATCTGCATTACCTCCAGTGCCACCTGTCCCTCCAATACCACCTGTCCCACCAGTCCCACCCATGAATGCACTTCCTCCAATGTCTGGAATTCCACCTTTGAACCCACCACCAGTAGGAGTGGGACCCTTGCCTTCAGGAATGAATGGCTCAGGTTCACAAATTGGCAATAATATTAATGCACTATTTCTTGGTCCTGTCAATCCAATGCCTTTGAGTTCTCAGAATTCAGTCAAACATCCTCCTCCTTTGAATCATGATGATCCATATGTTTCACTTCATGACTTGCCTGTTCCAGTGTCAGAAGCAGATATAAAAGAGTTCTTTCATGGTTTACGTATAGATGGGGTCCTAATAATAAAAGATAACCTGGGCCGCTTCACTGGTAGTGCGCTAGTGAAACTGCTAACACCCCATGACACATTTGAAGCTTTGAAACGGAATAGAATGTTGATGGGACAGCGCTTTATTGAAGTCACCCCAGCATCTGAGAGACAGTGGGTGATGTCTGGTGGGAATGTTGTCAAATCAAGTGCAGGTCCCCATGGACCCTCCCATATTATGCAACAGTCGCATAGCAGATCTAAATCTCCCAGCACTCAGCAGCGTCCAAGGTCGAGATCCCCCCATGAGCACGGTTTTTGTGTTTTCCTGAAAGGACTCCCTTATGAAGCAGAAAACAAGCATGtcattgatttctttaaaaatttggaCATTGTTGAAGATAGTATTTACATAGCTTACGGACCCAATGGAAAAGCAACCGGTGAAGGTTTCCTGGAATTTAGAAACGAGGCAGATTATAAAATTGCCCTAAACAAGCATAAGCAATATATGGGCAGTCGGTTTATTCAAGTTCACCCAATCAATAAGAGCCAAATGGTAGAAAAGATAGAAACGATTCGGAAAAAAATGCAGAGTTACAATTACATTGACCATAAAGATATGTCTCTTGATATGGGTTTGGATAAGCATTTGCCCAGGTTGTGGGCACATCTTTCAAATCTACCTTATAACATTGGTAGAAAAGAtatatttcagttctttcatttAGAAGGAATTGGAGTTGAGGAAAATGGTGTACAAGTCCTGACAGATGGCAACGGTCAAGGCTTAGGACAAGCTCTTGTTCAGTTCAGGAGTGAAGATGATGCTCGTAAATCCGAGCGCTTGAATCGCAAGAAGCTCAATGGTAGAGATGCTTTTGTGCGTATTATTAATAACgaagagagaaaagaaattgAAATCAATCCTCCTATTCAAGGACGAAAGGCGTTTAAAATGCAACATTATAGCAATTCTGTATCAGATGCACTGAGATCCAGTGGAGATGAATTTAGTTTCATGGGTAGTAACCTGAAAGAGAACAATGGTCAAAATTTTCCTTTCTCTAGCAAATTTAGTGGACCAAGTAGTGCCTTTGGTCCACCTGTTCCACCACCTGGACTGGGAAGTGGTTTCGTAGATACAAGGCCACCACCTCCAGGGTCTTCTAATGTCCCAAATTCACCACTTGACCCCCCAGGATTTGGAAGTGGTGCAGGTAATTTCAATGTTCCTCCCTCTAGTTTTGGAAATGGGCCCCCACCTTTTGGAAGTAGTCAATCAAGTGCAAATGCACCTCCTAACTTTAACACAGCACCTCCAAACTTAAGTGGTCCTGGGGTTTTAAATGCTCCTCCAGGGTTTGGACCAGGAAACCTTCAAATCGGTGGTCCTCCAGGTTTTGCTACTGCGTCTGGAAAACCAGGCCCAACAGTAATTAGAATTCAGAATATGCCTTTTACAGTTTCTGTAGATgaaattttggatttcttttaTGGCTATCAATTGATTCCTGGCTCTGTGTGTTTAAAATATAGCGAGAAAGGTATGCCAACAGGTGAAGCCTTGGTGGCATTTGAATCCCGTGATGAAGCAATGGCGGCTGTGGTGGAATTAAATGATCGGCCAATAGGAGCAAGGAAAGTTAAGCTAGCTCTGGGTTAG